Proteins co-encoded in one Pseudomonas beijingensis genomic window:
- a CDS encoding DUF2797 domain-containing protein, with amino-acid sequence MIEIGRGAISKMSARLDGPTVQYAFRLDEVEVPVNPLIGSTIRLEFLGAIHCTHCGRRTKTSFSQGYCYPCMTKLAQCDLCIMSPERCHFDAGTCRDPAWGEQFCMTDHVVYLANSSGVKVGITRATQLPTRWLDQGASQALPILRVATRQQSGFVEDLFRSQVADKTNWRALLKGDAAAVDLPAIRDALFESCAQGLQGLQERFGLQAIQTIADVEPIEIRYPVEQYPTKIVSFNLDKNPIAEGTLLGIKGQYLIFDTGVINIRKYTAYQLAVHQ; translated from the coding sequence TTGATCGAGATTGGCCGCGGTGCAATCAGCAAGATGTCGGCGCGCCTTGACGGGCCGACCGTTCAATACGCCTTCCGCCTGGACGAGGTCGAGGTGCCGGTCAACCCATTGATTGGCAGTACGATTCGCCTGGAGTTTCTCGGTGCGATCCACTGCACCCATTGCGGACGCCGGACCAAGACCAGTTTCAGCCAGGGTTATTGCTACCCGTGCATGACCAAGCTGGCCCAGTGCGACCTGTGCATCATGAGCCCCGAGCGTTGCCATTTCGACGCAGGCACTTGCCGTGACCCGGCCTGGGGTGAGCAATTCTGCATGACCGATCATGTGGTCTACCTGGCCAACTCCTCGGGCGTGAAAGTCGGCATCACCCGCGCCACGCAATTGCCGACCCGCTGGCTGGACCAGGGTGCCAGCCAGGCGCTGCCCATCCTGCGGGTCGCCACCCGTCAGCAGTCAGGGTTTGTCGAAGACCTGTTCCGCAGCCAGGTGGCGGACAAGACCAATTGGCGTGCCTTGCTCAAGGGCGACGCCGCGGCGGTGGACCTGCCGGCAATTCGCGACGCGCTGTTCGAAAGCTGCGCCCAGGGATTGCAGGGCTTGCAGGAACGATTCGGCCTGCAAGCGATCCAGACCATAGCGGACGTCGAGCCCATCGAGATCCGTTACCCGGTGGAGCAGTATCCGACCAAGATCGTCAGCTTCAACCTGGATAAGAACCCGATTGCCGAAGGCACGCTACTGGGGATCAAGGGCCAATACCTGATTTTCGACACTGGCGTGATCAACATTCGTAAATACACGGCCTACCAGCTCGCCGTGCATCAGTAG